AGTGACCAAGACACTCGCCCAAGCGTTCCCCGAAGGCCCGCCAGGCATCAACAGCGCCTTGAATGAAGTGCAGGAAAACGGCCGAACGCGGATCGTCACGTTTACACCGATCAACGGCCTGCCCTCGCTGCACTGGTCCATCGGACTTTCCGTGGATAAAGACAAAGCCTACGCCGCACTCCACGAATTTCGCACTTCGGCGCTGGTCGCCACATTGATCGCCATGCTGGTGACGGTCGGTTTGCTCGGCCTGTTGATCAATGCCCTGATGCGACCATTACGCAGCATGGGCTCGGCCATGCAATCCATAGCCGATGGCGAAGGCGACCTGACCCAGCGCCTGCACAGCCTGTCCCGGGACGAGTTCGGCATGATGGCCGGGGGGTTCAACCGCTTCGTCGAACGTATCCAGCAGTCGATCCGAGAAGTCCTGGCGTCCAGTGTCCAGCTCACCCAATTGGCGGCACAGGTCAGCCAGGCGTCAAACGCTTCCCTGAAAAGCTCTGACACCCAAGCGGCGCTGACCCATAACGTCGCCACGGCGATCAATGAGCTTGGGGCCGCAGCCCAGGAAATCGCCCGCAGCGCCGCTCATGCTTCAAGCCGCGCCTCTGATACCAGGGATCAGACCCAGGAAGGCCAATCGGTGGTGCAACGCAGTATCAGCGCCATGTCGCAACTCTCCTCGCAGGTGGTCAATACCCGCCAGGACATCGAAAGCCTGAATGAGAAAACGCTGAAGATCGGACGTATTCTCGACGTCATCAAAGGCATCTCCGACCAGACCAACTTGCTGGCCCTTAACGCTGCCATCGAGGCCGCCCGCGCCGGAGATGCCGGGCGCGGTTTTGCCGTGGTCTCGGACGAAGTGCGTACGCTCGCCCATCGCACCCAACAGTCCGCCCAGGAAATCCACAGCATGATCGAGGAACTGCAAGCAGGTGCCGGCAGCGCCGTAAGCGCCATGCTCGAAAGCCAGCGTCACAGCGACGACAACGTCACGACCGCCAGGCTCGCGGGGGAGCGACTCAATCGGGTGCTGCTGGGCATCGGCGAGATCGACGAGATCAACCTGTCGGTAGCCACCGCCACCGAAGAACAAACCTCAGTGGTGGACAATCTGGATCGCGACATCAGCCACATCAATGACCTGAACCAGGAAATGGTCGGCCATTTGCAATCCACCTTGCAGGCCTGCACAGAACTGGAAAACCAGTCACGCCGCCTGCAACAAATGGTCAACACCTTCAAGATCTGAGCGTCATTCACAACCGGGTAGGCGGGACGCGGGGCAATGCTCGCTTGTGGGCCGTCTTGAGGTAGGCGCGTTCAATGATCTGTCGCGCCTGCGGCGACACCTCTTCGCCCATCAGATACCCATCGATTTCCTCATAGCTGCAGCCATACGCCACTTCATCCAGCTTACCGGGTGCCAGGTCCTCCAAATCAGCGGTCGGAGCCTTGTGCACCAGAGAGCCGGGGGCGCCCATCGCATCGGCCAACATTCTCACCTGAGTCTTCGTCAACCCGGACAGCGGGGCCAGGTCGCACGCGCCGTCGCCAAATTTGGTGAAAAAACCCATCACCGCCTCCGCCCCATGATCGGTGCCCACCACCAACCCGTTGCTCAGATTGGCAATGGCGTATTGCGCCAGCATCCGCGCCCGGGCCTTGGCGTTGCCTTTGGCAAAGTCGATGAGCTCGGCCGAAGGCTGCAAACCGTCGATGGCGACACTGCCCATCAGCCCGTCGACACAAGCGGCGATGTTGCTGGTGGTGATCAAGTCCGGTCGGATGAAATCCAGGGACGCCTGGGCGTCTTGCTCATCTGCCTGAGCCTTGTAGGGCAACCGGACGGCGATAAAACGCGCCTCGTAGTCTTCATCCCGCAGTTGTTCCACCGCCAACTGGCACAGGCGGCCGGCGGTGAGCGAGTCGACACCGCCACTGATCCCCAGGACCAGGGACTGGCAACCCGATTCGCGCAGGATCTGCTTGATGAATTCGATGCGGCGGGCAATCTCGGTTGCTTCGCCACCCCGTGTGAGTTGACGGTCGATGCCCAGGTCCTGGGCAATGCGTTCTTGCGCAAGCGTAGTCATATCAGGCTCCCAGCTGTGGATTGATCAGGGCGACGTTGAACACTTGGGCGGCGTAGCGCAGAAACGAGGCATCCTCGCAGACGTTCTTGATCGGGTCGTCGGAGAACTTCACGACCGGCTCGCCGTGGACCCGCACCAATTTCATGACGATGCTCAGCGGCTCGACACCGTCGACATCACAGGCCAGGCTGGTGCCCATGCCAAACCCGAATTTGGCCTTGCCGCGAACATGACGCAGGATCGGCAGGCACTTTTCGAAATTGAGGCCATCGGAGAACATCAGGTCCTTGGTGCGCGGATCGATGCCCAGCTCCTGATAGCGCCCCAGCACTTTGTCAGCCCAGACGATGGGGTCACCGGAGTCCTGGCGCAGGCCGTCGTAGAGCTTGGCAAAGTACAGGTCGAAATCCTTGAGGAAGAAATCGGTGCTGATGCAGTCCGTGAGGGCGATGCCCAGGCGGCCACGGTACTCGCGCACCCAGTTCTCCAACGCGGCGTTCTGGCTCTCGCGCAAGCGCCCGAGTTGCTGGTGCACCATCAGCCATTGGTGGGCCATCGTGCCGATCAGGGGAAGATCGAACTCATAGGCCAGGTGCGCGTTGCTGGTGCCGACAAAGACCCCGGGGAAATCGCTGCGCATGACGTTCACCACTTCGCGCTGGGCCCTGAACGACAACCGGCGCCGGGTGGAGAAGTCCGACACACGAAACTCGGCGAGCTCTTCACGGCTGGCGTTTTTCTCCAGCCATTCGAACTTCTGGTACAGCTTGCGGGTGACGTCGGCCAACTCGACTTCGGGGTATTTCTCGCGGTTGCGCAACTCGCTGACCATCGCCAGTACCGGTTGCTCGAACATGATGCAATGCAACATCGGACCACGGACGCGGATGTGCAGTTGGCCGTCGACCTCCGAAACGTGGATGTAGCGCAGATTGAAGCGAAACAGGCCGAGGAACTGTTCGAAGTCCGGTGTCAGGTACTCGCGGAAACGCTTGCTGAACAAGAACCGCTGCTCACCCTCGCGCAGCTGCAACCCGGCCAGTTTCTCCAGCTCGTCCCGAATCTGCGGGATCAGGTGACCGAGCCGCTCCTTGGAACGCACGATGAACTGGTATTCCACTTCTACATTCGGGTGCTGGTGCAAGACCGCCTGCATCATGGTGAAGGTGTAGTAGTCGGTATCCAGAAGACTCTGGATGGTGCCGCTGTTTGAATCGAATGCACTGTCCATGGCTCTTCCTTATGCGTTCGCCAACTGGAGGGTTTCTTCGCGCGTCGCGGTAACCGAGACGCCCGCTTGCCGCATGTCGTGAATGGCTTGAATGGCCCCCTCTTCACTGATGGCCCGGCAGGCCGGGAGGTGAATGATCACCTTGAAGCCAGCGGCAGCCAGTTGCAGAGCGGTGGTCTTGACACAGAAATCCAGCGCCAGCCCGCCAACAATCACCTGCTGCACACCCAGGCCGTTGAGGTACTCGATCACCCCGGTGGACAGCTTGCCGTGCAGGTCGTGATAGCACGCGCCGTAGGGGTGCAAATCCGGCTCGACCCCCTTCCAGACGAAATAGTCGTAGTCGTAGGGAGTCGGCAGTTGGTCCAGCAGGGCGAAACCTTCGGTGCCGGGAACGCAGTGGCTGACCCAGGTGATGTCGGCGTGCTCGAGCCCGGTTGGCACGAACATCTGTGCGTGATCGGCGACCACCCACGGGGCCAGGGGCGAATGGGCGTCCTTGCTGCCGATACGGAGGCTGGCCAGGGATGCGATGAAATTCAGCTCACCGGCAATCTGGTCGCCGCCCGGCACCGGAAGCTCATCGGGGCATAGCGGCGTAAAGCTCTTTTGCGCATCGACATCGAAGGAAGCGGTTTTCCGGGTCAGGCTGTTCATACTGGGTTTCTCCTCTTCATGGCTGCAACAGTACACGTCATGTACTTTAACGACAAGCCTCGTTTGCGAAATATTTTCACGCATACATTCAAAAAATAAGGAAAGCATGGATATGTCGCTACAGATTTCGATGCTAAAGTACACGTCACGTACCAAATGAGGATAAGCCATGTTCGAGATTGCGCTTTATGGCGGTGCCTTCAATCCCCCGCACGCCGGCCATGCCCAGGTGATGATCGAAGCCTCCCGCCAGGCGCGGCGCGTGCTGGTGGCGCCCAGCTTCAGGCACCCTTGCGGCAAGCGAATGGTCGACTATGAAGTTCGCCTGAACTGGCTGGAAGCGATCGTCGAAAACATCCAGCCGCTGTGCCATGCCGAAGTGCGCGCCAGCCGGGTGGAGCAGATCGTGGCCCGTGGCGTCGAAGGCGCCATCTACAGCTACACCCTGCTCGCCCACCTCGCCGACAGCCTGGCGCTGGACGGCAAGCGCATCGCCTTGGTGGTGGGAGAGGATGTGGCGGACCAGTTGCCGAGGTTCTATCGCGGCCAGGCATTGCTGGAGCGTTTTTCCATCCTGTGCGTGGAGGAAAGGATCCATGTACGCAGCACGTTGCTTCGCGAACGCCTGGCGTTGGGCGAACCGTTGCCCAGCCACTGGATGGCACCCGGCATGGACCCGTTAAACTATGACCTTTATGCGACCCACGGAAACCGACATGCCGAATAGCCCAGCTCCCGCGCGCGATTATCTGCACACCATCGACCTCTGCGTGCTGCGCTTCAATCGGCAAGCCCAGGCCATTGAAATCCTGCTGAACCGCAGGGAAGCCGAACCGTTCACCGGGCATTGGGCGTTGCCTGGGATCGTGGTCAATGGAGGGGTCGAGGATCTCACGCTGAACGACGCCGTTGAGCGCCTGCGCCACTCGAACAAGGTGGGGATGCCACTGGCCTGGATCGAACAGGTCGGCACCGTCGGCGACGCCTTCCGCGATCCGCGCTGCTGGTCGTCCTCGACGTTCTACCTGGCGATTGCCAGTGATGCGGTCGAGCTCGCCGAACACCAGGGATTTTTCCCGCTCAAGGACGTGGCGGATGCGTCGATAAAACTGCCCTTCGATCACAACAGCCTGGTGGCGGCGGTCCACGAGCGGCTGTTGTCCAAAGCCCTCTATAGCAGCCTGCCACTGATGTTCCTGGGCCCGGAATTCAGTGCGCCGGAAGCGGTGGGCATTTTCTCGGTGGTGCTTGATCGCCCGGTGCTCAAGACCAGCATGCGCCAGCGTCTGCTGAAGATGACCGAGGCAGGCTACCTGCAAGAGACCGGTCGCAAGAAAAGCGGCGACGGCGGCCGCCCGCAACGCACGGTGGAAAACCTCAAGCCGGGTAGCGTTTACCTTTTCGATCGTTGTTTTCTGGAGTAGCGCCTAGTGGGCAAACGCAAATGCTGGCGCCCTCCACTGCACCGAGTATCGGAGCGGAGGCTAGCAGCGGCCGACTCGATCACTCCAACCCGGCCGTGAAGACCTTGCCGGGGTTCATCAGCCCGGTCGGGTCCAACGTGCGTTTGATGGCACGCATCAACTCGATCTCCAGAGGGTCTTTGAAGCGGACCGCCGCCTCTGGTTTGGCCTGTCCCAGCCCATGTTCGGCACTGATGCTGCCGTTGAAGGCCGTCGTCATCCGGTAGATGACTTGCATGATCGCGTGCTCCCGGGCCTTGAACGAGGCGTCCGTGTCGCCAAGCGGTTTGCTGATGTTGTAGTGCAGGTTGCCGTCGCCCATGTGGCCATAGGAAACAATGCGCACGCCCGCAAAGTCCTGTTGCAGCGCGCAATCGGTGCGCTCGATGAATTCCGGTATCCGGCTCACGGGCACACTGATGTCGTGCTTGAGACTAGGGCCTTCATGATTCTGCGCCTCGGAAATACCTTCGCGCAGTGCCCACAGCGCTGCGGCCTGTGCCTGGCTGCTGGCCAATACCGCATCGAGGACCCAACCCTGCTCGAAGGCATGGGCCAGGCCGTTTTCAAGCAACAGCGTCAAGGGCGCGTCGGGCACCGTGTCGCGCAACTCGATCAAGGCGTACCAAGGGTGCTGCGCTTCCAGGGGGTCACTGCAGCCAGCCACATGGTCCAGGACAAAGTCCAGACTCTGGCGCGACATCATCTCGAAGCCCGTCAAGCGGTCGGCGCACAGGCTGCGAACATGGCCGATCAAGTCCACCGCCGCCTGCGGCGAAGGCAGCGCGACCCAGGCGGTCGCCGTGCTGTGGGTCGCCGGGAACAGTTTGAGCACCGCCGCGGTGATGATACCCAGCGTACCCTCCGAGCCCATGAACAAATGTTTGAGGTCATAGCCGGTGTTGTCTTTACGCAAGCCCCGCAGCCCATTCCAGACGCGACCGTCGGGTAGTACCACTTCCAGGCCGAGGGTCAGCTCACGCATGTTGCCGTAACGCAGCACCGCCGTGCCGCCGGCATTGGTGGCCAGATTGCCGCCCACCGTGCAACTGCCCTCCGCCCCCAGCGACAGCGGAAACAGGCGACCGGCCTGGCTGGCGGCCTCCTGTAGTTGCTGCAGTATCACCCCGGCCTCGACCGTGATGGTTTCATTGGCCAGGTCGATTTCACGGATGCGCTTCATCCGGGTCAAGGACAACACCAATTGGTTGCCAGAGGCATCAGGGATCGAGCCGCCACATAACCCGGTGTTGCCGCCCTGCGGCACCAAGGCAACCTGGGCTTCATGGCAGATGCGTACAACCTGCGCCACTTCGTCGGTCGTCGCCGGGCGCACCACCAACGCCGCCTGGCCTTGATAGGCGTTACGCCAGTCCGTCAGATAGCGCTGCATCAACTGCGGGTCACGCACCAGCCCGGCCTGCCCGACCACCCGCTCGATGCGCTGGAGTACTTCATCACTCAAGGATGACATCCCGCTCTCCTCATCCGGTTTACGGACGCTGCCCGAACGTTGCCTGACCCGCGGTCCAACCCGCCACGCGCTCACTCAAGGACAGCCCAAGGCCAGGCCGGGTGGGCACCAACATGCGGCCATCACGGGTTTGCATGCGTTCGTTGAACAGCGGCTCCAGCCATTCGAAATGCTCCACCCAAGGCTCGCGGCTATAGGTGGCGGCCAGATGAATGTGCAGTTCCATGGCAAAGTGCGGTGCGATCATCAGCCCCGCTTGCTCGGCCAATGCCTGGACCCGCAGGTAAGGGGTGATGCCCCCCACACGGGGCGCGTCGGGCATCAGGTAATCGGCCGCGCGCAGCTTGATGAACTCCCAGTGCTCGGCGACGCTGGTGAGCATTTCACCGGTCGCGATCGGCGTATCGAATTGCAGCGCCAGCGCAGCATGGCCTTCGGCGTCATAGCAATCGAGCGGCTCCTCGATCCAGACCAGGTTGAACGGCTCGAGGCGCCGGCACATACGCTGCGCAGTGGGTCGGTCCCACTGCTGGTTGGCGTCGACCATCAAGGGGAAGTCATCGCCCAGGTGTTTGCGGATGGTACTGACCCGGTGCAGATCCAGCGCCTGGTCAGGCTGGCCGACCTTGAGCTTGATCCCTCCGATGCCCTTTTCCCGAGAAAGGTCCGTATTGATCATCAATTGATCAAGCGGGATGTGCAGGAATCCACCCGAGGTGTTGTAGCACTGGACAGAATCACGATGGGCGCCAAGCAAGCGCGCCAGGGAAAGATTGGCCCGCTTGGCTTTCAGATCCCACAAGGCGACATCGAACGCACCGATTGCCTGGGTTGCCAGGCCGCTGCGCCCCACCGAGGCACCCGCCCAGCAGAGCTTGTCCCACAGTTTGGAAATGTCGCTGGGGTTTTCGCCGATGAGGCTGGGGGCGACTTCCTGGGCGTGGGCGAATTGCCCCGGGCCACCGGCGCGCTTGGAATAACTGAACCCCAGGCCACGGTGGCCGTCCCTGGTTTCGATTTCAACAAACAGAATGGCGATTTCGGTCATTGGCTTTTGCCGACCGGTCAGTACCTTGGCATCGCTGATGGGGTTGGCCAATGGCAGGAAAACCGAGGCCACGCGCACCCAGGCAATGCGGTCGTCGTCGGCGGAAGACGTTTGAGGCGTGTCTTGCATGGCTATGCTCCGAATGTTTGGGTTCGGCTGCCGCAACACGGGATCGTGTTGCAGCAACGAATGCGGACAAAAGCAGGGGGCTAGCTGCGCATCAATTCAATAGCAGCACTTTTGCGGTTGCGAATCACCGTCACCAAGTGCCAGGAGATGGAGGCGGCGGCCAGGATGAGGAAGCCCGCCGAGATGGGATTGCTCAGGAAGCCGCTGAAGTTGCCATCGGACAGCATCAAGCCACGGCGCAAGTTGGTTTCAGCCATGGGGCCGAGGATGAAACCGATGATAAACGGCGCAATCGGCAAACCGGCCTTGACGAAACCGTACCCCAGCAAGCCAAACAGCAGCACTGCCCAGACGTCGAAGATCCGGCTGTTCAGGCCAAAGGCGCCGACCACACAGAGCACCAGGATAATCGGCAACAGAATGTGCTTGGGCACCGCCAGCAACTTGATGAACATGCGCAGGCCGTAGAACTCGAGCACCAGCATCAGCACCGAAGCGAGGATCAGCGCGGCGAAAATCGTGTAGACCAAAGGTGCCTGGCTGATGAACAGCAGCGGCCCGGGCTGGATGCCATGGATCATGAACCCGCCGAGCATGACCGCCGTGGTGGTATCACCGGGAATGCCCAATGTCAGCAGCGGAATCATTGCCCCGCCGATGCCGGCATTGTTGGCCGTTTCGCTGGCGACCACGCCATCGATCTTGCCTTTGCCGAACTCCTCAGGCGTCTTGGAACGTTTCTTCGCCACGATGTAGGAAACAATATTCGAGGTACCGGCCCCGATACCGGGCAAGATGCCGATGCCCAGACCGATCAGGGATGAACGGGTGGCGTTGGGCAGTTGGCCGACGAACTCCTTCATCGAAAAGCCAAACCCTTTCACACCTTTCATACTGACGTGCTGCGGTTTTGCCCGGTGGCTCAAGCGTGCGCTTTCGGCGAACTTCAGCACTTCGGCGACGGCGAACATACCAATCATGACGGTGAGCATGGCGAAGCCGCCATTGAGGCTTGGCAAGCCAAAGGTGAAGCGGCGAATAGCCTCGACCGGCGCGATTCCCACGGTGGAGAAGGCAAAGCCCAGGAAACCGGCAAACAAGCCTTTGACCAGCGAGCCGGTGGACAGCGTGGCGATCAACGTCAACGAGAAGATCGCGATGGAAAAGTACTCGTGCGGGCCAAAACTCAATGCCAGCTCCGCCAGGATCGGGGCAATGAACATCAGCGCGGCAATACTGAAAATCGTGCCGAGGAACGAGAACACCACGCCAATCCCAAGGGCCTTGACGCCATGGCCTTGTTTCATCAGCGGCCAACCATCGAACGTCGTCGCGATGGAGGCCGGCGTTCCCGGTATGTTGAGCAATATCGCCGATATCAGCCCTCCCGAGGTGGCGCCGACGAACAGCGCGACCAGCAGCGCCAAGCCCGGGCCTGGCCCCATCGAGTACGTCAGCGGCAAGCACAGCGCGATAGCCATGGTGGCCGAGAGGCCGGGCACCGCGCCAAAAACGATCCCCACCGCAACACCGAGGGTGATCAGGAGAAAGACGTAGGGTGTAAGTACGGCCGCGAAGCCTGTTTGCATGAGTTCAATCATGGCCGTCCCCTAGAAATCCAATAAACCGACAGGCAAGAGCAAGTCGAAGCCATGGCGAAAAATGTAAAAAATCAGGACTGACGAAACGGCCGCTATCAACGCGTATTGAAGGTGCTTGACCTTTTGTTCCGCCGGGGTCAGCACGATGAACTGGGCATAGAGATAAAGCACCGTCATGATCACGAAACCCACCGTCTCCAGCAGCGCTGTAAAAAGCAGCACCAATGCCAGGGATTTGAAGACCGTCGGGTAATCGATCGACTCCGGCTTTTCCGCCGGTTCAGGGCTCTTGTCCGGCAGCTTTCGCCACGCCCACAATTGCAATGCTCCCAACAGGCACAGCGCGACGGCGAGTACCCAGGGTACAAACGCGGCGTCGATGAAACCGCGATGCGGCAGCTTCAGGGTCAAGATCAGATAAGCCACGCCGGCGCCGAGCATGGCCAGCCCGGCTATCAGCTCGTTTCTTTTATAGGAATCCATACAGGCTCCTCTTGCTGGAAAAGACGGGGGATCGGGCGCTTGCCAATGCGGCGCACACCCGAGCCGTTACGTAAAATTATTTGGCTTTACGCATCTCGTCCTTGAACTGCATGAAGCTGTCGCGGGTTTTATTCAATGTCGCGACGGCTTCTTCGGTGCCCTGGAAGCTGACCGGCTGCTTGAAGGACTTCTTCAATTCCTCGGCATATTCCGGCTCTTCGGTGATTTTCTTCATGGTGTCAGCCATTTTCTTGACGATGGCCGGGTCCGTGCCTTTCGGGAAGGCGACGACGTAAGGCTTGTCCAGAATCAAATCCACGCCTTGTTCCTTGAAGGTCTTCACATCGCCCAGCAACGCGTTGCGCTCGGCGTTGGGCTGGCCCAGGGCGGTCATCTTGCCGCTGGAAATGTAATCCTGGACCGAGCCATAGCTGATGGCACCGAGGTCGATGCGCTTGCCCAGCAAGGCAACGATTTTTTCGGAGACCGTGCCGCTGTCGACCATCTTCAGTTTCACGCCGGCGAGCTTCTCGAACATCAAACCCTGCAGGTGAGAGAAGTTGCCCATCTCGGTGCCGTAGGTGACGGTGCCGGGCTTGGCCTTGGCTTTTTCCAGCAGTTGGTCGAGGCTGTCGATGCCCGAGCTTTTCGCCGAGACGAACACCGCGCCTTTGTCGACGCCGGCGATGCAGGAGATATCAAACGCGTCGAAGCGGTCCTCCGACAGGCCCGCGACTTCGTTGACGATCAACTGGCCGGTATGAGTGAACAGGATGGTATTGCCATCCGGCGCCGCGCTCTTGACCGCATCGGCGGCAATTGTCCCGCCCCCGCCGGCCATATTGGTCACCACCATGGATTTGCCGGTGAGCTTGGTAAAGTACTTGGCCATCATTCGTGCGTTGAAATCA
The sequence above is drawn from the Pseudomonas sp. St316 genome and encodes:
- the nadE gene encoding ammonia-dependent NAD(+) synthetase, with amino-acid sequence MTTLAQERIAQDLGIDRQLTRGGEATEIARRIEFIKQILRESGCQSLVLGISGGVDSLTAGRLCQLAVEQLRDEDYEARFIAVRLPYKAQADEQDAQASLDFIRPDLITTSNIAACVDGLMGSVAIDGLQPSAELIDFAKGNAKARARMLAQYAIANLSNGLVVGTDHGAEAVMGFFTKFGDGACDLAPLSGLTKTQVRMLADAMGAPGSLVHKAPTADLEDLAPGKLDEVAYGCSYEEIDGYLMGEEVSPQARQIIERAYLKTAHKRALPRVPPTRL
- a CDS encoding tripartite tricarboxylate transporter substrate binding protein, translated to MKKTLCASLIASFLSLTAGTAMAADASDWPNRPVQVVVIANAGGDTDFNARMMAKYFTKLTGKSMVVTNMAGGGGTIAADAVKSAAPDGNTILFTHTGQLIVNEVAGLSEDRFDAFDISCIAGVDKGAVFVSAKSSGIDSLDQLLEKAKAKPGTVTYGTEMGNFSHLQGLMFEKLAGVKLKMVDSGTVSEKIVALLGKRIDLGAISYGSVQDYISSGKMTALGQPNAERNALLGDVKTFKEQGVDLILDKPYVVAFPKGTDPAIVKKMADTMKKITEEPEYAEELKKSFKQPVSFQGTEEAVATLNKTRDSFMQFKDEMRKAK
- the pncB gene encoding nicotinate phosphoribosyltransferase, yielding MDSAFDSNSGTIQSLLDTDYYTFTMMQAVLHQHPNVEVEYQFIVRSKERLGHLIPQIRDELEKLAGLQLREGEQRFLFSKRFREYLTPDFEQFLGLFRFNLRYIHVSEVDGQLHIRVRGPMLHCIMFEQPVLAMVSELRNREKYPEVELADVTRKLYQKFEWLEKNASREELAEFRVSDFSTRRRLSFRAQREVVNVMRSDFPGVFVGTSNAHLAYEFDLPLIGTMAHQWLMVHQQLGRLRESQNAALENWVREYRGRLGIALTDCISTDFFLKDFDLYFAKLYDGLRQDSGDPIVWADKVLGRYQELGIDPRTKDLMFSDGLNFEKCLPILRHVRGKAKFGFGMGTSLACDVDGVEPLSIVMKLVRVHGEPVVKFSDDPIKNVCEDASFLRYAAQVFNVALINPQLGA
- a CDS encoding adenylyltransferase/cytidyltransferase family protein; the encoded protein is MFEIALYGGAFNPPHAGHAQVMIEASRQARRVLVAPSFRHPCGKRMVDYEVRLNWLEAIVENIQPLCHAEVRASRVEQIVARGVEGAIYSYTLLAHLADSLALDGKRIALVVGEDVADQLPRFYRGQALLERFSILCVEERIHVRSTLLRERLALGEPLPSHWMAPGMDPLNYDLYATHGNRHAE
- a CDS encoding tripartite tricarboxylate transporter TctB family protein, with the protein product MDSYKRNELIAGLAMLGAGVAYLILTLKLPHRGFIDAAFVPWVLAVALCLLGALQLWAWRKLPDKSPEPAEKPESIDYPTVFKSLALVLLFTALLETVGFVIMTVLYLYAQFIVLTPAEQKVKHLQYALIAAVSSVLIFYIFRHGFDLLLPVGLLDF
- a CDS encoding mandelate racemase/muconate lactonizing enzyme family protein yields the protein MQDTPQTSSADDDRIAWVRVASVFLPLANPISDAKVLTGRQKPMTEIAILFVEIETRDGHRGLGFSYSKRAGGPGQFAHAQEVAPSLIGENPSDISKLWDKLCWAGASVGRSGLATQAIGAFDVALWDLKAKRANLSLARLLGAHRDSVQCYNTSGGFLHIPLDQLMINTDLSREKGIGGIKLKVGQPDQALDLHRVSTIRKHLGDDFPLMVDANQQWDRPTAQRMCRRLEPFNLVWIEEPLDCYDAEGHAALALQFDTPIATGEMLTSVAEHWEFIKLRAADYLMPDAPRVGGITPYLRVQALAEQAGLMIAPHFAMELHIHLAATYSREPWVEHFEWLEPLFNERMQTRDGRMLVPTRPGLGLSLSERVAGWTAGQATFGQRP
- a CDS encoding methyl-accepting chemotaxis protein → MGINLKFGHKILLGACVIVMAVFLSFSLFNDHRQQASTRQALHRNLQATGQLLGANLDSWLAGRILLIEGAAETIAANPTPETIGAILSQDIITKTFIASYVGLEDSHFFIHPERVMPDGYDVRQRAWYKDAARTLEPVLTEPYIGAGIDYLIMTQAAPLKVDGKAVGVLGASLSLEQLAKIINAVDLNGIGYAFLVSDDGKVLVHPDNTKVTKTLAQAFPEGPPGINSALNEVQENGRTRIVTFTPINGLPSLHWSIGLSVDKDKAYAALHEFRTSALVATLIAMLVTVGLLGLLINALMRPLRSMGSAMQSIADGEGDLTQRLHSLSRDEFGMMAGGFNRFVERIQQSIREVLASSVQLTQLAAQVSQASNASLKSSDTQAALTHNVATAINELGAAAQEIARSAAHASSRASDTRDQTQEGQSVVQRSISAMSQLSSQVVNTRQDIESLNEKTLKIGRILDVIKGISDQTNLLALNAAIEAARAGDAGRGFAVVSDEVRTLAHRTQQSAQEIHSMIEELQAGAGSAVSAMLESQRHSDDNVTTARLAGERLNRVLLGIGEIDEINLSVATATEEQTSVVDNLDRDISHINDLNQEMVGHLQSTLQACTELENQSRRLQQMVNTFKI
- a CDS encoding FAD-binding oxidoreductase, with the protein product MSSLSDEVLQRIERVVGQAGLVRDPQLMQRYLTDWRNAYQGQAALVVRPATTDEVAQVVRICHEAQVALVPQGGNTGLCGGSIPDASGNQLVLSLTRMKRIREIDLANETITVEAGVILQQLQEAASQAGRLFPLSLGAEGSCTVGGNLATNAGGTAVLRYGNMRELTLGLEVVLPDGRVWNGLRGLRKDNTGYDLKHLFMGSEGTLGIITAAVLKLFPATHSTATAWVALPSPQAAVDLIGHVRSLCADRLTGFEMMSRQSLDFVLDHVAGCSDPLEAQHPWYALIELRDTVPDAPLTLLLENGLAHAFEQGWVLDAVLASSQAQAAALWALREGISEAQNHEGPSLKHDISVPVSRIPEFIERTDCALQQDFAGVRIVSYGHMGDGNLHYNISKPLGDTDASFKAREHAIMQVIYRMTTAFNGSISAEHGLGQAKPEAAVRFKDPLEIELMRAIKRTLDPTGLMNPGKVFTAGLE
- a CDS encoding tripartite tricarboxylate transporter permease produces the protein MIELMQTGFAAVLTPYVFLLITLGVAVGIVFGAVPGLSATMAIALCLPLTYSMGPGPGLALLVALFVGATSGGLISAILLNIPGTPASIATTFDGWPLMKQGHGVKALGIGVVFSFLGTIFSIAALMFIAPILAELALSFGPHEYFSIAIFSLTLIATLSTGSLVKGLFAGFLGFAFSTVGIAPVEAIRRFTFGLPSLNGGFAMLTVMIGMFAVAEVLKFAESARLSHRAKPQHVSMKGVKGFGFSMKEFVGQLPNATRSSLIGLGIGILPGIGAGTSNIVSYIVAKKRSKTPEEFGKGKIDGVVASETANNAGIGGAMIPLLTLGIPGDTTTAVMLGGFMIHGIQPGPLLFISQAPLVYTIFAALILASVLMLVLEFYGLRMFIKLLAVPKHILLPIILVLCVVGAFGLNSRIFDVWAVLLFGLLGYGFVKAGLPIAPFIIGFILGPMAETNLRRGLMLSDGNFSGFLSNPISAGFLILAAASISWHLVTVIRNRKSAAIELMRS
- a CDS encoding nicotinamidase translates to MNSLTRKTASFDVDAQKSFTPLCPDELPVPGGDQIAGELNFIASLASLRIGSKDAHSPLAPWVVADHAQMFVPTGLEHADITWVSHCVPGTEGFALLDQLPTPYDYDYFVWKGVEPDLHPYGACYHDLHGKLSTGVIEYLNGLGVQQVIVGGLALDFCVKTTALQLAAAGFKVIIHLPACRAISEEGAIQAIHDMRQAGVSVTATREETLQLANA
- a CDS encoding NUDIX hydrolase, translating into MPNSPAPARDYLHTIDLCVLRFNRQAQAIEILLNRREAEPFTGHWALPGIVVNGGVEDLTLNDAVERLRHSNKVGMPLAWIEQVGTVGDAFRDPRCWSSSTFYLAIASDAVELAEHQGFFPLKDVADASIKLPFDHNSLVAAVHERLLSKALYSSLPLMFLGPEFSAPEAVGIFSVVLDRPVLKTSMRQRLLKMTEAGYLQETGRKKSGDGGRPQRTVENLKPGSVYLFDRCFLE